Proteins encoded by one window of Mesorhizobium sp. INR15:
- a CDS encoding DHA2 family efflux MFS transporter permease subunit, whose amino-acid sequence MATATLTAGSPPAAPARPAVPDTISTRRVIAFLAMVFGMFMAILDIQIVSASLAEIQAGLSASSDEIPWVQTAYLIAEVVMIPLSGFLSRMLSTRVLFTAAAAGFTAASALAATATNIDQMIVYRAIQGFIGGGMIPSVFAAAFTIFPPSRRAVVSPMIGLVATLAPTIGPTVGGYISHAMSWHWLFLVNVVPGIMVTTAAWTLIDFDKPNLKLFSKFDWWGLAGMAALLGCMEYVLEEGPNNDWMQDQAVFICAIVMTLGGLIFFWRAFTAEEPIVDLRAFSNINFAFGSLFSFVIGIGLYGLTYLYPVFLGRIRGYDSMMIGEALFVSGLAMFITAPISGILSSKMDLRLMMMIGFFGFATGTWWMTHLTADWDFYELLIPQILRGCSMMLCMVPINNIALGTLPPERLKNASGLFNLTRNLGGAVGLALINTVLIDRNAFHYARLAEHVQWGSAAAQTKLQNMTLNFEQTAGLDATKAAISKLSGMVHQQAALLSFMDVFTMLTVLFATLGLFTMLIAKPGAPGGGGGGGH is encoded by the coding sequence ATGGCGACCGCAACCCTGACCGCAGGATCGCCGCCGGCGGCGCCGGCAAGGCCGGCAGTTCCCGACACCATCTCGACGCGGCGCGTCATCGCCTTCCTGGCGATGGTGTTCGGCATGTTCATGGCGATCCTGGACATCCAGATCGTCTCGGCCTCGCTGGCCGAGATCCAGGCCGGCCTCAGCGCCAGCTCCGATGAAATCCCGTGGGTGCAGACCGCCTATCTGATCGCCGAAGTGGTGATGATCCCGCTGTCGGGCTTCCTCAGCCGCATGCTGTCGACGCGCGTCCTGTTCACGGCCGCCGCCGCCGGCTTCACCGCCGCCAGCGCGCTTGCCGCGACCGCCACCAACATCGACCAGATGATCGTCTACCGCGCCATCCAGGGTTTCATCGGCGGCGGCATGATCCCGAGCGTGTTCGCGGCTGCATTCACCATCTTCCCGCCTTCCCGCCGCGCCGTCGTCTCGCCGATGATCGGCCTGGTGGCGACGCTGGCGCCGACAATCGGCCCGACCGTCGGCGGCTATATCAGCCATGCCATGTCGTGGCACTGGCTGTTCCTGGTCAACGTCGTGCCCGGCATCATGGTGACGACGGCAGCCTGGACGCTGATCGATTTCGACAAGCCGAACCTCAAGCTGTTCAGCAAGTTCGACTGGTGGGGCCTGGCCGGCATGGCTGCCTTGCTCGGCTGCATGGAATATGTGCTGGAGGAAGGCCCCAACAACGACTGGATGCAGGACCAGGCGGTCTTCATCTGCGCCATCGTCATGACCCTTGGCGGGCTGATATTCTTCTGGCGGGCATTCACCGCCGAAGAGCCGATCGTTGATCTGCGCGCCTTCAGCAACATCAACTTCGCCTTCGGTTCGCTGTTTTCCTTCGTCATCGGCATCGGCCTTTATGGGCTCACCTATCTCTACCCGGTGTTCCTCGGCCGCATCCGCGGCTACGATTCGATGATGATCGGCGAAGCCCTGTTCGTCAGCGGCCTGGCCATGTTCATCACCGCGCCGATCTCCGGCATCCTGTCGAGCAAGATGGACCTGCGGCTGATGATGATGATCGGCTTTTTCGGCTTCGCCACCGGAACCTGGTGGATGACGCACCTGACCGCGGACTGGGACTTTTATGAGCTGCTGATCCCGCAGATCCTGCGCGGCTGTTCGATGATGCTGTGCATGGTGCCGATCAACAACATCGCGCTCGGCACATTGCCGCCCGAGCGCTTGAAGAATGCGTCGGGGCTGTTCAACCTGACCCGCAATCTCGGCGGTGCTGTCGGCCTGGCGCTCATCAACACCGTGCTGATCGACCGCAATGCCTTCCACTACGCAAGGCTGGCCGAGCACGTGCAATGGGGCAGTGCCGCGGCGCAGACCAAGCTGCAGAACATGACGCTGAACTTCGAGCAGACCGCAGGCCTGGATGCGACCAAGGCGGCGATCTCCAAGCTGTCCGGCATGGTCCATCAGCAGGCGGCGCTGCTGTCCTTCATGGACGTGTTCACCATGCTGACGGTGCTGTTCGCGACGCTCGGGCTGTTCACCATGCTGATCGCCAAGCCGGGTGCGCCGGGTGGTGGCGGCGGTGGTGGGCACTGA
- the msrB gene encoding peptide-methionine (R)-S-oxide reductase MsrB, with the protein MNRRDFLLSTAAFIGVAAGASALLRMGGPQAARAAETFEVTKTDAEWQAILSPAAFDVLRKEGTEYPGTSPLLNEHRKGTFACAGCDLPVYSSETKFDSGTGWPSFWQEIANGIGKTEDRSLGMTRTEAHCRRCGGHLGHVFDDGPQPTGLRHCINGVALTFKPATA; encoded by the coding sequence ATGAACCGTCGCGACTTTCTTTTGAGCACCGCAGCCTTCATTGGCGTTGCAGCCGGCGCCTCGGCGCTGTTGCGCATGGGTGGGCCGCAGGCCGCACGCGCCGCCGAGACTTTTGAAGTCACCAAGACCGACGCCGAATGGCAGGCCATCCTGTCGCCGGCGGCTTTTGATGTGCTGCGCAAGGAAGGCACGGAATATCCAGGCACCAGCCCGCTGCTCAACGAGCACCGCAAAGGCACCTTTGCCTGTGCCGGCTGCGATCTGCCGGTCTACTCATCCGAGACGAAATTCGATTCCGGTACCGGCTGGCCGAGCTTCTGGCAAGAGATTGCCAATGGCATCGGCAAGACCGAGGACCGCTCGCTGGGCATGACCCGCACCGAGGCGCATTGCCGCCGCTGCGGCGGCCATCTCGGCCATGTCTTTGACGATGGTCCGCAGCCGACCGGCCTGCGTCACTGCATCAACGGCGTGGCGCTCACCTTCAAGCCAGCCACGGCCTGA
- a CDS encoding fasciclin domain-containing protein — translation MRKFATLLLAGTVAVSAFATAAYAENPMVGGAAMYANKNIVENAVNSKDHTTLVAAVKAAGLVETLQGAGPFTVFAPTNEAFAALPAGTVETLLKPENKDKLVKILTCHVIGAKAMAADVMSMAKADGGTHKVKTVGGCELSLKADGGKVTVTDENGNVANVTIADVEQSNGVIHVIDKVLLPKM, via the coding sequence ATGCGTAAATTCGCCACCCTTTTGCTCGCCGGTACTGTCGCTGTCTCCGCGTTCGCCACCGCAGCCTATGCCGAAAACCCGATGGTCGGCGGCGCCGCCATGTATGCCAACAAGAACATCGTCGAGAACGCTGTCAATTCGAAGGATCACACGACCCTGGTCGCCGCCGTCAAGGCAGCCGGCCTTGTCGAGACGCTTCAGGGCGCCGGTCCCTTCACCGTGTTCGCGCCGACCAATGAAGCCTTCGCGGCTCTTCCGGCCGGCACTGTCGAAACATTGCTCAAGCCCGAGAACAAGGACAAGCTGGTCAAGATCCTGACCTGCCATGTCATCGGCGCCAAGGCGATGGCGGCGGACGTGATGTCCATGGCCAAGGCTGACGGCGGCACCCACAAGGTCAAGACCGTTGGCGGCTGCGAGCTGTCGCTCAAGGCTGATGGCGGCAAGGTCACCGTGACCGACGAAAACGGCAACGTCGCCAATGTGACGATCGCCGATGTCGAACAGTCCAACGGCGTCATCCACGTCATCGACAAGGTTCTCCTGCCGAAGATGTAA
- a CDS encoding anti-sigma factor domain-containing protein, producing the protein MTLAQDNGPEHGGDDLLAAEYVLGVLSADERQIASRRIEGEAVFARMVDGWEVHLSPMAAAYPEVSPPATVKTAVDRRLFSTTAATPAQSRAGLWSSLAFWRGLAAAAVAALAIYIAVPYVNKPVEQPQARLVASLAADGSDVKYLAVYDAAHHEVGLSHVSGERAAGKDFELWMIEGKNPPVSMGVIPAGATTHLTISPAVQEKLAQGAVLAVSLEPSGGSPTGQPTGPVVAAGDLKSI; encoded by the coding sequence ATGACCCTCGCACAAGACAACGGACCGGAACATGGAGGCGACGACCTGCTCGCCGCCGAGTATGTTCTTGGCGTTCTGTCGGCTGACGAGCGGCAGATTGCTTCCAGGCGTATTGAGGGCGAAGCGGTTTTCGCGCGGATGGTCGATGGCTGGGAAGTACACCTTTCGCCGATGGCCGCCGCCTATCCGGAAGTCTCCCCTCCGGCTACCGTGAAGACGGCGGTCGACCGCCGCTTGTTCTCAACCACCGCTGCAACGCCGGCCCAGTCCCGTGCGGGCCTCTGGTCCAGCCTGGCCTTCTGGCGCGGCCTTGCCGCCGCTGCTGTCGCCGCACTGGCCATCTACATTGCCGTGCCTTACGTCAACAAGCCGGTGGAGCAGCCGCAGGCGCGGCTTGTCGCCTCGCTGGCCGCCGACGGCAGCGATGTCAAATATCTCGCCGTCTACGATGCCGCGCATCACGAGGTCGGCCTTTCGCATGTCTCTGGCGAGCGCGCCGCCGGCAAGGACTTCGAGCTCTGGATGATCGAAGGCAAGAATCCGCCGGTATCGATGGGCGTCATCCCGGCCGGCGCGACCACGCATCTGACGATCTCGCCGGCAGTGCAGGAAAAGCTCGCGCAAGGCGCCGTGCTGGCCGTCAGTCTCGAGCCGTCAGGCGGTTCGCCGACGGGCCAGCCCACCGGACCGGTGGTTGCCGCGGGCGACCTGAAGAGCATCTGA
- a CDS encoding sigma-70 family RNA polymerase sigma factor, producing MTPQDITKLIVRTSMKDRAAFDLLYRQTSAKLFGVCLRVLNDRADAEEALQEVFVKIWTKADRFAVSDLSPISWLVAIARNHAIDRIRARRKPAADIDAALDVADPAPGPEAMVVAGGESERIYHCLDELEQDRAAAVRGAYLQGESYAELAERHGVPLNTMRTWLRRSLMKLRECLER from the coding sequence ATGACGCCGCAGGACATCACCAAGCTGATCGTCCGGACTTCGATGAAGGACCGGGCCGCGTTCGATCTGCTCTACCGGCAGACCAGCGCGAAACTTTTCGGCGTCTGCCTTCGTGTATTGAATGACCGGGCAGATGCAGAGGAAGCGCTTCAGGAGGTCTTCGTCAAGATATGGACGAAGGCAGACCGTTTCGCTGTCTCGGATCTGAGTCCGATCTCCTGGCTGGTGGCGATCGCCCGCAACCATGCGATTGATCGCATCAGGGCGCGTCGTAAACCTGCCGCCGATATCGATGCCGCGCTCGACGTGGCCGACCCGGCACCAGGACCTGAAGCGATGGTGGTGGCGGGCGGTGAATCCGAGCGCATTTATCATTGTCTCGATGAACTGGAACAGGACCGGGCGGCGGCCGTCCGGGGCGCCTATCTGCAGGGCGAAAGCTATGCCGAATTGGCGGAGCGTCACGGCGTGCCGCTGAACACGATGCGTACCTGGCTGCGCCGCAGCCTGATGAAACTTAGAGAATGTCTGGAAAGATGA